Proteins found in one Methylobacter sp. S3L5C genomic segment:
- a CDS encoding DUF1501 domain-containing protein, translating into MNNQSRRDFLLKSGYGIGGLALSGLLPGAGGIFSSAIAADLLDPLAPKQPHFPGKVKSVIWLHQHGAPSTLDLYDYKPELIKMAGQEVPASFLKGIKTSTQGGLGKLFASDRTWKQHGQSGAWFSDLLPNIAQHADDIAFIKSSVTVGATHDISILKLNSGGLNPGRPALGAWIQYALGSANPDLPAYVVLYNGKKEPSGGAVNWSSGFLPAVYQGTAFRSGKSPILHLDRPELVAASQQSDNLKLLKQLNEIKGIAYPEDTELQARIRAYDLAERMQTSAPEAVDLNKESDATKNLYGLNDDVTKEYGTNLLRARRLVERGVRFIQVVTGPVDVDGDERDWDAHTKLEENHGKHARVVDKPIAGLLTDLKALGLLDSTLVVWTSEFGRTSWGESGTGRDHNAWGYTQWLAGGGVKAGTTYGATDEIGLQVADKSTAVDTYDLHATVLNQMGLDHLKLIYTHQGRSERPTVVYGKVIKELIA; encoded by the coding sequence ATGAACAATCAATCACGTAGAGATTTTTTACTCAAATCAGGATATGGCATCGGCGGACTTGCGCTGAGTGGATTACTGCCGGGCGCAGGTGGCATATTTTCCAGTGCAATAGCAGCCGACCTGCTTGATCCTTTGGCACCCAAACAGCCGCATTTCCCCGGTAAAGTCAAATCGGTAATTTGGCTACATCAGCACGGTGCGCCAAGTACGCTTGATTTATACGACTATAAACCTGAGCTGATAAAAATGGCAGGGCAAGAGGTTCCGGCTTCTTTCCTGAAGGGCATCAAGACCAGTACGCAAGGCGGACTCGGCAAACTGTTTGCTTCGGACCGAACCTGGAAGCAACATGGGCAAAGCGGTGCCTGGTTCTCTGACCTGTTGCCAAATATTGCCCAACATGCCGATGATATTGCTTTCATCAAGTCCAGCGTGACCGTAGGTGCTACCCATGACATTTCAATACTCAAGTTAAACTCTGGCGGCTTAAATCCTGGAAGACCTGCTTTGGGTGCATGGATTCAATATGCCTTGGGCTCGGCTAACCCTGATTTACCGGCTTATGTCGTTCTCTACAATGGCAAGAAGGAACCCAGTGGTGGCGCTGTAAACTGGAGTTCCGGCTTCCTGCCGGCTGTTTATCAAGGTACGGCTTTCCGTTCAGGAAAATCGCCTATCCTGCATTTGGATCGCCCTGAGCTGGTTGCGGCATCACAACAAAGCGATAATCTTAAGCTCTTAAAGCAGTTAAACGAGATCAAAGGCATTGCATACCCTGAAGATACTGAACTTCAGGCACGTATCCGCGCTTACGATCTGGCTGAACGTATGCAAACTTCAGCGCCGGAAGCCGTTGACCTCAATAAAGAATCCGACGCCACCAAGAATCTTTATGGTTTGAATGATGATGTTACCAAAGAATACGGTACCAATTTGTTGCGTGCACGACGCCTGGTAGAGCGCGGTGTGCGCTTCATACAGGTCGTTACCGGCCCGGTAGATGTAGATGGTGATGAAAGAGACTGGGATGCTCATACCAAACTGGAAGAAAATCACGGCAAACATGCCAGAGTTGTCGATAAACCGATTGCCGGTCTTCTGACAGACTTGAAAGCCTTAGGTTTGCTTGATTCGACGTTAGTCGTATGGACATCTGAATTTGGACGCACCTCATGGGGCGAAAGCGGCACCGGACGAGACCACAATGCCTGGGGCTACACGCAATGGCTTGCCGGCGGCGGCGTTAAAGCCGGAACAACGTATGGCGCAACTGATGAAATTGGTTTGCAGGTGGCTGATAAAAGTACGGCAGTCGATACCTATGATTTACACGCAACGGTTCTCAATCAGATGGGGCTGGATCATTTAAAGTTAATCTATACACATCAAGGCCGTTCGGAACGTCCTACCGTTGTTTATGGCAAGGTTATTAAGGAGCTTATCGCTTAA
- a CDS encoding DUF1549 and DUF1553 domain-containing protein, with protein sequence MNKKKLYLAILWGLTGAIAGEALATADLFNNPVGVIGEKPQADLFNSPVAVIGSPAATAAPAPALAPTAESQPAAVVTPEVKASTATPAPQTAPSAAVVIDTKVAAAEAPAPQTTKSKLWSYQPVKSPTPPTVNNKAWVRTPIDAFVLGPLEAKGLTPSPDADRSAFIRRATLDAWGVIPSPEEVAAFVNDTSPDAYEKLADRLLASTQYGERQARRWLDLARYADSTGFQNDETRPNLWRYREYVINAFNHDKPYSQFVKEQIAGDELLPDKQEGLIATGFLAGFPDNSNSRDLVQRKYQIATDMTDTVGKVMLGQTVECARCHNHKFDKISQKDYFSLQSFFANVSAVDNIPAVKGAVEHNYDTAWNKWEAATKEIHDKQKAIIDTVREKAEKHHKERYLTDSREAIFKPKNEWNAQDRWVNHRLANVTSEASLTAYLRDAAESKGKDTDSSPEITAKWEQYEKLTDDLKKFKDLKPTTGSTQISAMTELGHADAPPSYVFFGGDHERPLEQVQPAFPEAITDEKPDIKPTAFSSGRRTALANWIASDTNPLTARVYVNRVWEEYFGHGIVETVSDFGKAGQKPTNPELLDYLASNFIKQGWSVKKLHREILLSSVYRQSSDYRQDIAKADVDNKLLAVFPRKRLEAEQIRDSLLVASGKIEDQVGGPSVFPPVPANLGAGNLWEVSKNAHDYNRRSLYIFTRRSVPYPLLESFNMASAQEAHSKREVTTSPLQSLALINSDVVFEWSQALAGRVINEAGNDEPAQLDRLYQILFSRKASDSEKETLQKFLNNHEKVVREKTSEGKFAVSIPTGLKDNKKLDPIRAAAFVDLVHTVANSNEFIYRF encoded by the coding sequence ATGAACAAAAAGAAACTGTATCTCGCAATTTTGTGGGGGCTTACCGGCGCAATAGCAGGGGAAGCTTTGGCAACGGCGGATCTATTCAATAATCCGGTTGGTGTCATAGGTGAGAAACCACAAGCGGATCTATTTAACAGCCCGGTAGCTGTAATCGGTTCACCAGCGGCGACGGCAGCACCAGCCCCGGCATTAGCGCCCACAGCTGAGAGCCAGCCAGCCGCAGTAGTAACTCCAGAAGTAAAAGCATCAACAGCTACGCCAGCACCGCAAACAGCTCCATCGGCAGCGGTAGTAATAGACACCAAAGTAGCGGCTGCAGAGGCTCCGGCGCCTCAAACGACCAAATCAAAACTCTGGTCATATCAACCGGTAAAATCACCGACGCCGCCAACTGTTAATAATAAAGCGTGGGTACGCACACCCATTGATGCTTTCGTTCTGGGGCCTTTGGAGGCAAAAGGCCTGACACCTTCACCTGATGCAGATCGCTCGGCGTTTATACGCCGCGCCACTTTGGATGCCTGGGGAGTTATCCCCTCGCCGGAAGAAGTCGCCGCTTTTGTCAATGACACGTCACCCGATGCTTATGAAAAACTCGCGGATCGCTTGTTGGCATCGACCCAATACGGTGAGCGTCAAGCGCGTCGCTGGCTGGATTTAGCACGTTATGCAGACAGTACCGGTTTTCAGAATGATGAGACACGGCCCAATTTATGGCGTTACCGCGAATATGTGATCAACGCGTTTAACCATGACAAACCTTATTCACAATTCGTTAAGGAGCAAATTGCCGGTGATGAGCTATTACCTGATAAACAGGAAGGCTTGATAGCGACTGGTTTTCTGGCGGGCTTCCCGGACAATAGCAACTCACGCGACCTGGTGCAGCGAAAATATCAAATTGCCACTGATATGACCGATACCGTAGGTAAGGTTATGCTGGGCCAGACTGTTGAATGCGCACGGTGCCACAATCATAAATTCGACAAGATTAGTCAGAAAGATTACTTCTCGTTGCAATCGTTTTTTGCCAATGTCAGCGCTGTTGACAATATCCCGGCTGTAAAAGGCGCTGTGGAACATAACTATGATACTGCGTGGAACAAATGGGAAGCCGCTACCAAAGAAATTCACGATAAACAAAAAGCAATTATCGACACCGTCAGGGAAAAAGCAGAAAAACATCATAAAGAACGTTACCTGACCGATAGCAGAGAAGCCATTTTCAAACCCAAGAATGAATGGAATGCTCAGGATCGCTGGGTTAACCATCGCCTGGCGAACGTAACTAGTGAAGCCAGCTTAACGGCTTACCTTAGGGATGCAGCGGAAAGCAAAGGCAAAGATACCGATTCCAGCCCGGAAATCACGGCAAAGTGGGAACAGTATGAAAAGTTAACTGATGATTTGAAGAAATTTAAGGATCTTAAGCCAACTACCGGCTCGACTCAAATTTCTGCAATGACCGAACTTGGCCATGCTGATGCACCGCCTAGTTATGTATTTTTTGGCGGCGATCATGAACGGCCACTGGAGCAGGTACAACCGGCGTTTCCTGAAGCTATTACTGACGAAAAACCGGATATTAAACCCACCGCATTTTCATCAGGCCGTAGAACAGCTCTGGCAAATTGGATAGCTAGCGATACTAACCCGCTGACAGCAAGAGTTTACGTTAATCGTGTCTGGGAAGAATATTTCGGACACGGTATCGTTGAAACCGTCAGTGATTTTGGTAAGGCGGGTCAAAAACCTACCAATCCTGAGTTGCTCGACTATCTGGCATCCAATTTTATCAAGCAAGGCTGGAGCGTAAAAAAACTGCATCGTGAGATTTTATTATCCAGCGTATACCGTCAATCTTCTGATTACCGTCAAGATATTGCCAAAGCCGATGTAGACAACAAGTTATTGGCAGTATTCCCACGTAAACGTCTTGAGGCAGAACAAATTCGCGACTCGCTACTGGTTGCTTCGGGAAAAATTGAGGATCAAGTGGGTGGCCCGAGTGTATTTCCACCAGTTCCTGCAAACTTGGGTGCCGGCAATCTATGGGAGGTTTCCAAGAATGCCCATGATTATAATCGACGTAGTTTGTATATTTTTACCCGTCGCAGTGTCCCTTACCCATTACTGGAGTCCTTTAACATGGCCTCAGCACAAGAAGCGCACAGTAAACGTGAAGTAACAACTTCGCCATTACAATCACTTGCCTTGATTAATAGTGATGTCGTTTTCGAATGGTCACAAGCGTTGGCCGGAAGGGTTATTAACGAGGCGGGTAATGATGAGCCGGCTCAGTTGGACAGGCTCTATCAAATATTATTTTCACGAAAAGCTTCCGATAGCGAAAAAGAGACTTTGCAAAAGTTTTTGAATAATCACGAAAAGGTCGTCAGAGAAAAAACATCAGAAGGTAAATTCGCGGTCAGCATACCTACCGGCTTAAAGGATAATAAAAAATTGGATCCCATACGTGCAGCTGCTTTTGTTGATCTGGTGCATACGGTCGCGAATTCCAACGAATTCATCTACCGGTTTTAA
- a CDS encoding rhodanese-like domain-containing protein: MTKSSKLLLLLLIFSTPIAFGATKNAPKVEAPVAEAYKPKSPQINRAGLDALLAKPDQLLIIDLRRPDEVSSIGGFPVYLSIQADQLEKSLDFIPKDRAIVTVSNHAGRSGKSADLLASKGYKVAGYVGAQYYEAEGGKLTKIAIPAPKTKTAEKPNH; the protein is encoded by the coding sequence ATGACGAAATCTTCAAAATTACTACTGCTATTATTGATTTTTTCTACTCCTATCGCCTTTGGAGCAACCAAAAACGCACCAAAAGTAGAAGCGCCAGTTGCTGAAGCTTATAAACCCAAGTCTCCACAAATTAACCGCGCAGGACTGGACGCTTTACTGGCCAAGCCTGATCAACTACTGATTATCGATTTACGACGCCCGGATGAAGTCAGTTCAATTGGCGGTTTTCCTGTCTACCTGAGCATTCAGGCTGATCAACTGGAAAAAAGTCTGGATTTTATTCCCAAAGACAGAGCAATTGTTACCGTATCCAACCATGCCGGACGCTCAGGCAAGTCAGCTGATTTATTAGCCAGTAAAGGCTATAAAGTGGCCGGTTACGTTGGCGCACAATACTACGAAGCCGAGGGCGGAAAACTTACCAAAATTGCCATTCCTGCACCCAAAACCAAAACTGCAGAAAAACCCAACCATTAA
- a CDS encoding TonB-dependent receptor plug domain-containing protein has product MNYNSISAFTDGISRQQGIPHTVSRKKTLSVCVAAALVACSSIMAIEDADAADSKRKSKNKIHKVDVVNELQAENARLREQLEQLQAAQKVGATSGTGAIPATSATSTIGAETPDAATTEPAEVVAQAEVEETKDLGEVVVSGRRAKPLLEKLHDVKQSESIISGKDLDKQLVQDLGGITRRASNVQFNQNNTRGASLSVRGVGKRSFTETQDPSVGITVDNVSYGLSQLANFSFYDVDNAVVTRGPRGTEGGLSASSGKVIITSKAPTFTPTADLSVAYGQQETLVIKGALGGAVVDDLLAWRGSFIVDKAKGYYGQEYDSNYSLYNRDRLSGRMQLLFTPTSTITTRLMADFEPKQPQLQNGLNFYHAQPQNYANGSLVDPNGAGSLASTRLYGFTNTSGAFTGPRAYFQGRGFNWNDYIGGEARKTVWFDQNKGQTVSNQGASLQTDWSVADHVLSSITAVRQYRFDAHNDEYTPFDINVDNGGGVNYSQYTQEIKIKNNLGGFFDYKAGLFGMKTNDTIDSKNGWGSDAGAWFATNAQYNILDKNAGTNRGAGLALLKDSLQDARVKQATKVSTLSGAIFGEGELHFTDKFSLIPGLRVTKEHRETADNRIVTANGAGSALNPVAVRGVQTGGFNSNATGVLGANSATQLQLADSVANRYFGTAITNTAGAAYNSLTAAQKTQIGTAKTVRANQIGQLYNTANSEYDAVLFTGQFTPTYKINDDLTTYVSWQYGQKSGSAIVTNGLPDTVKPEETNAAELGLKSFWLDKKVIVNVDTFIMDIKNYQQTVQVVDQFSTNQNIANGVVNPLAYTAAQGNVNKVRVHGVELDSVFNLIPDLSLRLNGAYNIAKYVDYKNAAKPEELAYLPGSFVDMSGKTLPGASKWSFVVGADYSKPFYNKYVFHTSVTTNFQSGYNNTDNLSVYGTTNPRSLTDLAVGVGTKNNILDASFIVKNLFNNNEHEQGWNSYSPYPYPVWYGVQLSAKM; this is encoded by the coding sequence ATGAACTATAACTCAATAAGTGCTTTTACAGACGGCATTAGCCGACAGCAGGGTATACCTCATACAGTAAGCCGTAAAAAAACACTTTCTGTCTGCGTGGCAGCGGCTTTGGTGGCCTGCTCTTCCATAATGGCTATTGAGGATGCTGACGCAGCTGACAGCAAGAGAAAATCAAAAAACAAAATTCATAAAGTCGATGTGGTGAATGAATTGCAGGCGGAAAATGCCCGTTTACGCGAGCAACTGGAGCAATTACAAGCGGCGCAAAAAGTTGGTGCAACATCTGGTACGGGAGCGATACCGGCTACATCCGCTACATCTACTATTGGCGCAGAAACTCCAGATGCAGCGACAACCGAGCCTGCCGAAGTGGTTGCTCAAGCAGAAGTTGAGGAAACCAAGGATCTTGGTGAAGTAGTTGTTAGTGGCCGCCGCGCAAAACCATTGCTTGAAAAGCTACATGATGTAAAACAGTCAGAATCAATTATTTCAGGCAAGGATCTTGATAAACAACTTGTGCAAGATTTGGGTGGTATTACACGACGCGCTTCAAACGTCCAGTTTAACCAAAATAATACCCGAGGCGCCTCCCTTTCTGTTCGTGGTGTAGGCAAACGGTCATTTACAGAAACCCAAGATCCGAGCGTTGGCATAACGGTCGACAATGTCAGCTATGGCTTATCGCAACTGGCCAACTTTAGTTTTTACGATGTTGATAACGCAGTTGTTACACGAGGCCCAAGAGGTACCGAAGGCGGTTTAAGTGCCAGCTCAGGTAAAGTTATTATTACCTCCAAGGCGCCTACATTTACTCCTACAGCCGATCTCTCCGTAGCCTATGGGCAACAAGAAACCCTTGTTATTAAAGGTGCACTTGGTGGCGCTGTGGTTGATGATCTATTGGCCTGGCGGGGCTCCTTCATTGTCGACAAAGCAAAAGGTTACTATGGGCAGGAGTATGATTCAAACTACAGTCTTTATAACAGGGACCGACTCAGTGGACGGATGCAGTTACTGTTTACCCCTACCTCTACTATAACTACAAGATTAATGGCTGATTTTGAGCCCAAACAACCACAACTTCAAAATGGCCTGAATTTCTATCATGCCCAACCCCAAAATTATGCCAATGGCAGCCTTGTAGATCCGAATGGTGCAGGGTCGCTGGCATCAACAAGGCTGTATGGTTTTACCAATACTTCCGGCGCATTTACCGGCCCACGTGCTTATTTCCAGGGCCGGGGTTTTAACTGGAACGATTATATTGGCGGTGAAGCGCGCAAAACCGTGTGGTTTGATCAAAATAAAGGTCAAACCGTATCCAATCAAGGGGCTTCACTACAGACTGACTGGAGTGTTGCTGACCATGTTTTAAGTTCCATTACCGCAGTGCGCCAATATAGATTCGACGCACACAATGACGAATACACACCTTTCGATATCAATGTCGATAACGGTGGCGGCGTAAATTATTCACAATACACCCAGGAAATTAAAATCAAAAATAACCTCGGCGGTTTTTTTGATTATAAAGCCGGTCTATTTGGAATGAAAACCAACGATACCATTGATTCAAAAAATGGTTGGGGATCTGATGCCGGCGCGTGGTTTGCCACCAATGCGCAATACAATATCCTGGATAAAAATGCGGGTACCAATCGGGGTGCCGGACTGGCACTGCTTAAAGATTCTTTACAAGACGCACGTGTCAAGCAGGCAACCAAAGTCAGTACGTTATCCGGCGCTATTTTTGGTGAAGGAGAATTGCATTTTACCGACAAATTTTCTTTAATTCCCGGCTTACGAGTAACCAAGGAGCATCGCGAAACAGCTGATAACAGAATCGTCACTGCCAACGGAGCGGGGTCCGCCTTAAATCCTGTTGCCGTGCGCGGTGTCCAAACGGGAGGATTTAACTCCAACGCTACAGGTGTTTTAGGCGCCAACTCTGCTACTCAATTACAACTGGCAGATAGTGTGGCTAACCGCTACTTTGGCACGGCGATAACCAATACCGCTGGGGCGGCTTACAATAGCCTGACCGCTGCCCAAAAAACCCAGATTGGCACCGCAAAAACAGTCCGCGCCAACCAAATTGGGCAATTATATAATACGGCTAATAGTGAATATGACGCTGTATTGTTTACCGGTCAATTTACACCGACTTACAAGATCAATGACGACTTAACCACCTATGTGTCTTGGCAATATGGTCAAAAATCGGGTTCTGCAATTGTTACCAATGGCTTACCAGATACCGTTAAACCCGAAGAAACCAACGCCGCAGAATTGGGACTGAAATCATTCTGGCTGGATAAGAAGGTGATCGTTAATGTTGATACTTTTATAATGGATATAAAAAACTATCAACAAACCGTTCAAGTGGTCGACCAATTTTCGACTAATCAAAATATTGCCAACGGTGTAGTCAATCCATTGGCCTATACGGCGGCACAAGGCAACGTTAACAAAGTCCGTGTGCATGGTGTCGAGTTGGATAGTGTATTTAATCTAATTCCTGACTTGTCATTGCGCTTGAATGGTGCCTACAACATTGCCAAATATGTAGACTACAAAAATGCCGCCAAGCCGGAAGAGTTGGCGTACCTGCCCGGCAGCTTTGTTGATATGAGCGGTAAAACCTTGCCCGGTGCTTCCAAATGGAGTTTTGTTGTCGGTGCCGATTATAGCAAGCCCTTTTATAATAAATATGTGTTCCATACCAGCGTGACGACCAATTTCCAGAGTGGTTACAATAACACCGACAATTTGTCAGTTTACGGCACGACTAATCCAAGAAGTTTAACCGACCTTGCTGTGGGTGTTGGTACCAAAAACAATATTTTGGATGCCAGCTTTATAGTCAAAAACTTATTTAATAATAATGAGCACGAGCAGGGCTGGAACTCTTATAGTCCTTACCCTTATCCGGTTTGGTATGGTGTTCAGTTAAGCGCAAAAATGTAA